The DNA window AATCCTCGGCACCTCGCGCGTCGTCGCTCTCGCCGAGCGGCCAATGCGGGTGGGAAGCGCGCCGGAGAACGACCTGGTCCTCACCGATCGTTACGTGTCGAAGCACCACTGCCGGCTTTCTCGACGGGGGGGCGTGGTGTGGGTCGAAGACCTCAAGAGCCTGAACGGCACCTGGGTGGACGGTGTGCGCGTGGAGCGCGGTCAACTCGCGGCGCGGGGACGGGTGGTGGTCGGCGAGACGGCCCTCGAGCTGCTCGCCCCAGGCGGGCGTGGCCGGCGGTGGGGACTCGTGGGCGAGCACCCGGCGATGGAGCGGCTCTTCCGGCAGATCCAGCGCCTGGCGAGCAGTCGAAGCCCGGTCCTCATCCTCGGGGAGACCGGGACGGGAAAGGAGCTCGTGGCGCGGGCGATCCACGAGGCGAGCCCGGCGCACCTCGGCCCCTTCGAGGCGATCAACTGTGGGGCCATTCCAAGAGACCTGGCGGAGAGCGAGTTCTTCGGGCACGCCCGGGGGGCCTTCACCGGCGCAGCGCGTGCCCACAGCGGCGCCTTCGAACGCGCCGACGGCGGAACGCTCTTCCTCGACGAGATCGGCGAGCTGCCGCAGGAGCTGCAGCCGAAGCTCCTGCGCGTGCTCGAGGACGGTGTGCTCCATCCGGTGGGCGGAGAGGAGCGGCGACCGGTCACGGTGCGGCTCGTGGCGGCGACGCACCGCGACCTCCTCCTCGACGCGCGTCAGGGACGGTTCCGCCTGGACCTCTTTCATCGGCTCGCCGTGGGCGTGCTCCAGATCCCGGCTCTCCGCGAGCGTCGCGAGGACATCCCACACCTCGTCGAGCACTTCCTGCGCGAGCTCGGCGACGGTGGGCAGCGGGTGACGCTGGACGACGGGGTGATGCCCTTCCTGGCGTCGCAGAGCTGGCCGGGAAACGTGCGGGCGCTACGCAACGCTCTGCAGCGCGCGGCGATCATCGGCGGGCCGCGGCTCGGCGTGGAGGATTTCGATTTTCTCGGCGAGGCGGAGCGCAGCGCCGACCAGGGCTTCGTGCGCTTCGAGGGTCGGCCCTTTCACGAGGTGCGTCGGGAGATCTACCTGCGCGTGCTCACTAAGCATGGAGGCAACCGCTCGGCTGCGGCCACGGAGCTCGGCGTGCCGAAATCGACCTTCTTCGACCAGCTTCGCGGGAT is part of the Deltaproteobacteria bacterium genome and encodes:
- a CDS encoding sigma 54-interacting transcriptional regulator, with translation MEPTLEGCAGHRAAEGAPSARLRILGTSRVVALAERPMRVGSAPENDLVLTDRYVSKHHCRLSRRGGVVWVEDLKSLNGTWVDGVRVERGQLAARGRVVVGETALELLAPGGRGRRWGLVGEHPAMERLFRQIQRLASSRSPVLILGETGTGKELVARAIHEASPAHLGPFEAINCGAIPRDLAESEFFGHARGAFTGAARAHSGAFERADGGTLFLDEIGELPQELQPKLLRVLEDGVLHPVGGEERRPVTVRLVAATHRDLLLDARQGRFRLDLFHRLAVGVLQIPALRERREDIPHLVEHFLRELGDGGQRVTLDDGVMPFLASQSWPGNVRALRNALQRAAIIGGPRLGVEDFDFLGEAERSADQGFVRFEGRPFHEVRREIYLRVLTKHGGNRSAAATELGVPKSTFFDQLRGMEL